In a genomic window of Paramecium tetraurelia macronuclear, complete genome:
- a CDS encoding Protein kinase, protein MTEKNIDNYTFLTSDVLGVGSFGTVFQGFDLNSNRYVAMKMIAKDNLLNDPKGQSGLKTEINIMKKLNHKNIVQLIDVLETQNNIYIIQELCENGDLSKFLKKNKLVDEKMALNIILDVLQGFYELLKYRIIHRDLKPANILIHNNTYKLADFGFSKFVENFNPNTLQSQVGTPLYMSPQILRNEKYSMKCDIWSLGFLFYEILYGQTPWVASSIPQLVKNINNQPLVFHDSINQVSNGVKDFISKCLAIQEVDRISWEEVFIHPIFAQDFSQARLVGALFEEKELSIAMSMRQQSVTQSLSINELLRQLAEDEDRILDIEDFIGIFLAINENLLEEQIHYIFKIIDEEYIGKVTCKNLLDWLIKHDICQQETDIRSGSNTIYGAPEKGQVQQVLQQNELSQDRQLIQILYEEIKINNLNLVELFQKFATSSNTMSYQDFTNMMLNYDSTLSDWEIFETFKLFASNKSVNINLNQFKQVLEQNFRDDDF, encoded by the exons ATGACTGAAAAAAACATAGATAATTATACATTCCTTACCTCTGATGTACTTGGTGTTGGATCATTTGGCACTGTCTTCCAAGGCTTTGATTTAAACAGCAATCGTTATGTGGCAATGAAAATGATAGCAAAGGATAATTTGCTTAATGATCCAAAAGGTCAAAGTGGACTTAAGACCGAAAtcaatataatgaaaaagttaaatcataaaaacaTAGTTCAACTTATAGATGTATTGGAGactcaaaataatatctatatCATTCAAGAATTATGTGAGAATGGAGATTTATCCAA GTTTTTGAAGAAGAACAAATTGGTTGATGAAAAAATGGCATTGAATATCATTCTTGATGTTCTTTAAGGTTTTTATGAGTTACTCAAGTACAGGATTATTCATAGAGATCTAAAACCtgcaaatattttaatacataACAATACATATAAACTTGCTG attttgGTTTCTCAAAATTTGTGGAAAACTTTAATCCAAACACATTGCAATCACAAGTAGGAACACCATTGTACATGAGtccataaatattaagaaatgaaaaatactCCATGAAATGTGATATTTGGTCTTTAGGATTTCTGTTCTATGAAATACTTTATGGATAAa cTCCCTGGGTAGCCTCATCAATTCCGtaattagttaaaaatattaataattaacctCTTGTATTCCATGATTCTATCAATCAAGTATCAAATGGAGTGAAAGATTTTATTTCCAAATGCTTGGCTATTTAAGAAg tgGATAGAATTAGTTGGGAAGAAGTATTTATTCATCCAATTTTTGCATAAGATTTTAGCTAAGCTCGTTTAGTAGGTGCTTTATTCGAA GAAAAAGAATTGTCTATAGCAATGAGCATGAGACAATAATCCGTAACTTAATCGCTTAGTATCAACGAATTACTAAGATAATTGGCTGAGGATGAGGATCGAATTCTTGATATTGAAGACTTTATTGGAATTTTCCTTGCTATAAATGAGAATTTGTTAGAggaataaattcattatatctttaaaattattgatgaagaGTATATAGGAAAAGTCACATGCAAAAATCTTTTAGATTGGCTTATCAAACATGAT ATTTGTTAATAGGAAACAGATATTAGAAGTGGTTCAAACACTATCTATGGAGCACCTGAAAAAGGTTAAGTCTAATAGGTTCTATAATAGAATGAACTTAGTTAAGACAGATAACTGATTTAAATACTATATGaagaaataaagataaacaatttaaatttagttgagttattttagaaatttgcAACATCCTCAAACACAATGAGCTATCAAGATTTCACCAATATGATGCT GAATTACGATTCTACTTTAAGTGATTGGGAAATTTTTGAAACTTTTAAACTATTTGCATCAAATAAAAGTGTGAAcatcaatttaaatcaatttaagcaagtattagaataaaattttcgAGATGATGATTtctga
- the CK2A1 gene encoding Casein kinase II alpha subunit, which yields MNQILQIPPKYYANFNKSQPKEYWDYDNFENEWGDSDQYEVIRKIGRGKYSDVYEGIKYPQGTRVVIKVLKPVKKQKIKRETKILLTIRGHPNVIELSDIVRDPSSKTPCLIFDYIDHVDFRSLFPKLTDYEIRFYLFELIKALDYCHSKGIMHRDVKPQNIIVDPKKKLLKLLDFGLAEYYHPGQDYNVRVASRYFKGPELLVDNVYYDYSLDIWSTGAMMASMIFKKEPFFQGQDNYDQLVVISKVLGTEELQAYIKKYRIRLDPVLESKLGNYPKKEWVKFINAENKHLCSEEAIDILSRMLVYDHALRITPKDAMDHPYFLPVKGK from the exons atgaattaaattttgtaaatacCTCCAAAGTATTATGCAAATTTCAATAAGAGTCAACCAAAGGAATATTGggattatgataattttgagAATGAATGGGGA GATAGTGATTAATATGAAGTGATAAGGAAGATAGGGAGGGGGAAATATTCAGATGTGTATGAAGGAATCAAGTATCCTTAAGGGACAAGAGTAGTGATTAAAGTGTTGAAACCAgtgaagaaatagaaaataaaaagagaaactaaaatattactCACAATTAGAGGTCATCCAAATGTGATAGAGTTGTCAGACATTGTCAGAGATCCATCATCTAAAACACCATGTTTGATTTTTGATTACATCGATCATGTTGATTTTAGAAGTTTGTTTCCTAAATTAACTGATTATGAAATAAGATTCTACCTTTTCGAATTAATTAAAGCCTTAGACTATTGCCATTCAAAAGGTATTATGCATAGAGATGTAAAACcacaaaatataattgttgatccaaaaaagaaattgttaaaattacttGATTTTGGTTTGGCTGAATATTACCATCCAGGACAAGATTACAACGTGAGAGTTGCATCACGTTATTTCAAAGGACCAGAATTATTAGTTGATAATgtatattatgattattcattGGATATATGGAGCACTGGAGCAATGATGGCATCTATG ATCTTTAAAAAAGAACCTTTTTTTTAAGGTTAGGATAATTATGACTAATTGGTTGTGATATCTAAAGTGTTGGGAACTGAAGAGTTACAAGCTTACATTAAGAAATATAGAATTAGATTGGATCCTGTATTGGAATCTAAATTAGGAAA TTATCCAAAGAAGGAATGggttaaatttataaatgctGAAAATAAACATTTGTGTAGTGAGGAGGCTATTGATATTCTCTCAAGAATGCTCGTTTATGATCAT GCCCTCAGAATCACACCTAAAGATGCAATGGATCATCCATATTTCTTACCTGTCAAAGGTAAATGA
- a CDS encoding AAA+-type ATPase, with protein sequence MKNQGVFDPTALERAAQALRELNKSPHAAKALDAMIKTEEAKKADKQALQKQHEVSKVKVEGEERRRNMDHQKQVNQQIADYNDKLERERTKDKLKDKELTAQRMREEAEESIRRQENMRRETLTMQMKKQFELEERKITLQAKLNAENYRKNFDLIVQEQEKKAQIEKQAKIELHNLYFVKFQEGFKYLQQNPQGLFTIAKVMLFVSGAFFFSKYSLGLGFKRLEAMLTKPNLVRETSRRSLKWMMPSSKRIFDKLVLNPELEHTLQLITSGFIAKQSQSTPLRNLLFHGQPGTGKTLFAKLLAYNSGLHFAIISGGDIEKLGEQAVPEIDKLFSWCNSTPKGTLIFIDEAEAIFYKRSSSKQTSAALSTFLAQTSAVSKKYSLILATNLPNKLDEAILDRIDQIVKFDYLNEEQRVKLLKKGFEDTFQKSNMLSLILNPAKAFSKRFQVNFNLSEDEIQSLAKQMEDFSPRQIDKFIISLYDAALGQCIIDRQKQYCVDLGFANNILQRSLYENSLRQQWSTQI encoded by the exons atgaagaattaaGGAGTCTTTGATCCAACAGCTTTAGAAAGAGCAGCTTaa gCTTTACGCGAACTAAATAAGTCTCCACATGCTGCTAAAGCCCTTGATGCTATGATTAAGACAGAAGAGGCCAAAAAAGCAGATAAACAAGCATTGCAAAAATAACACGAAGTATCAAAAGTAAAAGTTGAAGGGGAAGagagaagaagaaatatggatcatcaaaaataagtgaatcaataaatagcagattataatgataaattggaAAGAGAAAGAACTAAAGACAAATTAAAAGACAAAGAATTGACTGCCTAAAGAATGAGAGAAGAAGCTGAAGAATCAATTAGAAGATAAGAAAATATGAGGAGAGAAACATTAACAATGcaaatgaagaaataatttgaattagagGAAAGGAAAATCACTTTATAAGCTAAACTAAATGCTGAGAATTATAGAAAGaactttgatttaattgtttaagaaTAGGAGAAGAAGGCTTAGATAGAGAAATAGgctaaaatagaattacaCAATCTTTACTTTGTTAAATTCTAAGAGGGATTCAAATATTTGCAATAGAATCCTTAAGGTCTCTTTACAATAGCGAAAGTTATGTTATTTGTCAGTGGAGCCTTTTTCTTCAGTAAGTACAGCTTAGGACTTGGATTTAAGAGATTGGAAGCCATGTTAACAAAGCCTAATTTAGTGAGAGAAACTTCTCGTCGCTCTTTAAAATGGATGATGCCTAGTTCTAAACGTATATTTGATAAACTAGTCTTAAACCCTGAATTGGAACACACACTTTAATTGATTACATCTGGATTTATTGCCAAATAGAGTCAATCAACTCCTTTGagaaatctattatttcatGGTCAACCAGGAACAGGCAAGACTTTATTTGCAAAATTGCTAGCCTACAACTCTGGACTACACTTTGCTATAATTTCAGGTGGAGACATAGAAAAATTGGGAGAATAGGCAGTTCCTGAGATCGATAAATTGTTCTCTTGGTGTAATTCTACACCCAAAGGGACACtcatatttattgatgaagCCGAGGCCATTTTCTATAAAAGAAGTTCTTCAAAGTAAACATCTGCTGCCTTGTCAACATTTTTAGCTTAAACTTCAGCAGTTTCAAagaaatattctttaatcttAGCAACAAATTTACCAAATAAATTGGATGAAGCCATTTTGGAtagaatagattaaattgttaaatttgattatttgaatgaagaACAAAGAGTTAAGTTATTGAAGAAAGGGTTTGAGGATACTTTCTAAAAAAGTAACATGCTTTCCTTGATCTTAAATCCAGCCAAAGCATTTTCGAAACGATTCTAGGTCAACTTCAATCTTTCAGAGGATGAAATCTAATCTTTGGCAAAGTAAATGGAAGACTTTTCTCCAAGAtagattgataaatttatcatttcaTTGTATGATGCAGCCTTAGGTTAGTGCATTATTGATAGACAAAAGCAATATTGTGTGGATTTAGGATTTgctaataatatattacaaAGATCACTTTATGAGAATTCACTAAGATAATAATGGTCTACATAAATTTGA
- a CDS encoding Serine/threonine protein phosphatase PP2A catalytic subunit gives MASLNKLSSNDIGNIDRQIAKLKQGQILTESEIKSLCIKAKEILSDEPNIIQVRAPLTICGDIHGQFHDLIELFQIGGNLPDTNYLFLGDYVDRGSQSVETFSLMLSLKVRYKDRIVLLRGNHENREINKVYGFYDECFRKYGNEIVWKQFTEVFGYLPLSAIVEQQIFCAHGGLSPAMESVDQIKQLNRVQDIPHEGLMCDLLWSDPEETKNGWGISPRGAGWTWGCDITEKFLHSNKLKQIARAHQLVMEGIQKVHNQKTITIFSAPNYCYRCGNQACIVEVDEQLRMNQTQFEPAPRENEPHTTRRVPDYFL, from the exons atggcttcgctaaataaattaagtagcAACGACATCGGAAATATTGATAGATAGATTGCTAAATTAAAGCAAGGATAAATATTGACAGAATCAGAAATCAAGAGTTTATGCATTAAA GCGAAAGAGATTTTATCAGATGAACCAAATATCATATAAGTTAGAGCACCTCTTACGATTTGTGGAGATATCCATGGTCAATTTCATGATTTAATAGAACTCTTTTAAATTGGAGGAAACTTACCA GATACAAATTACTTATTTCTGGGGGATTATGTAGATAGAGGTTCGCAATCTGTAGAAACATTCTCATTAATGCTCTCATTAAAAGTCAGATATAAAGATCGCATTGTTTTATTAAGAg GAAATCACGAAAACAGAGAAATCAATAAGGTATATGGCTTTTATGATGAATGCTTTCGTAAATATGGCAATGAAATAGTCTGGAAGTAATTTACAGAAGTATTTGGTTATTTGCCACTCTCAGCAATTGTAGAATAACAA ATCTTTTGTGCACATGGAGGTCTATCGCCAGCAATGGAATCAGTCgatcaaattaaacaattgaatAGAGTTTAAGACATCCCCCACGAAGGCTTGATGTGTGATCTACTTTGGAGTGATCCTGAAGAAACTAAAAATG GTTGGGGCATTTCGCCAAGAGGTGCAGGTTGGACTTGGGGATGCGATATTACAGAGAAATTCCTACATTCAAACAAACTCAAACAAATTGCCAGAGCACATTAATTAGTGATGGAAGGAATTCAGAAAGTCCATAATCAAAAGACTATTACTATCTTCTCTGCTcctaattattgttatcGTTGTGGCAATCAGGCTTGCATTGTAGAAGTTGATGAACAACTCAGAATGAATCA AACCTAATTTGAACCCGCACCTAGAGAAAACGAACCTCATACAACTAGAAGAGTACCtgattattttctttga
- a CDS encoding Zn-carboxypeptidase has product MILKQCSSREGFDSSNDIDQQDLEQSIKKSKTVQNNVEGNNTFENKPMIQESKKQCRFLNLDVPKAMTNNKTIYLSQPFYNTKQIHMLINNTEEQQDFEIQIPKIYRPFVGMIKQGMKFDSNFESGNLDRVDQISNDEYNLYMRIDTNSIGHSNWFYFKITQNEQRKVKFNICNFTKPQSLYIKGMKPYVLSEKSKIKYFTQQGDNIKYQQQGQYFILSFAYYFEYENDEVSFATLPPYTYSQLINKIKKWSKSSKQYFTKLKISNTLSGLVLPLIIITDKSIDKNKKIIILTARVHPSETCSSYMIQGFISFLLGESFMAQYLRKNIIFKIIPMLNPDGVIVGNYRNGLSGVDLNRQFQEADLTLLPEVKALKCLIEDNQQKLIGYFDFHGHQVRKNIFMYCPTLSSETKIIPLILQQRLDSFRFRSCEFGIPKFKMGTARAYANQFIESICYTIEASFCGYQKGKNVRFMSCDWVKSGFCIAETIFLYLNMKQQHQKQLKSNQLLKKINEMSLKVEQTEVKHDSDDENNSQSDAEIFEDYDKEKLNELQNQMKKELSHQNLIEQGDAIFKHMKVQSVSRRIKATPLYLLTKKDQPRPSLYPDLSIQNWEFRSKNANSNESRNLIQKRGRTNSKLLQSFRFENKQRASSHLSGSPFNQTIEQINITQIIPKKTIYNFPILDNMQQSIGTPLPFIRKLLNGKSKRLPG; this is encoded by the exons atgattcTTAAACAATGCAGTTCAAGAGAAGGATTTGATTCATCGAATGATATTGATCAATAAGATTTAGAACAATCCATTAAAAAATCCAAAACCGTCTAAAATAATGTAGAAGGCAATAACACTTTTGAAAATAAGCCCATGatttaagaatcaaaaaaataatgtcGCTTTTTAAACTTAGATGTTCCAAAAGCTATGACTAACAATAAAACGATTTACTTGAGCTAACCATTCtataatactaaataaattcatatgctaattaataatacagAGGAACAATAggattttgaaatttaaataccGAAAATTTACAGACCTTTTGTTGGGATGATAAAATAAGGAATGAAATTTGATTCTAACTTCGAATCTGGCAATCTTGATCGAGTtgattaa ATTTCAAATGAcgaatataatttatatatgagAATTGATACCAATTCTATAGGTCATAGTAATtggttttattttaaaataacataaaatgaataaagaaaagtcaaatttaatatttgcaATTTCACAAAACCTCAAAGCTTATATATTAAAGGAATGAAACCTTATGTATTATCAGAAAAGagtaaaatcaaatattttactcAATAAGGTGATAACatcaaatatcaataacAAGGCTAATACTTTATACTCTCCTTTGCATATTATTTTGAgtatgaaaatgatgaagtCTCATTTGCAACTCTGCCACCTTACACTTACAGttagttaataaataaaattaaaaaatggagtaaatcatcaaaacaatatttcactaaattaaaaatatcaaatactTTATCTGGATTGGTGTTGCctctaataataatcactGATAAATCTATCGacaagaataaaaagattattattttaacagCTAGAGTGCATCCGTCTGAAACTTGCAGTTCTTATATGATATAAGGTTTTATCTCATTTTTGTTAGGCGAATCTTTCATGGCCTAATATCTAAGgaaaaa cataatttttaagataatacCAATGTTGAATCCAGATGGAGTAATAGTAGGCAATTACAGAAATGGTTTAAGTGGAGTAGAtctaaatagataattttagGAGGCAGATCTGACATTATTACCAGAAGTGAAAGCATTGAAATGTTTGATTGaagataatcaataaaaactaattggctattttgattttcatgGTCATTAGGTCAGgaagaatatatttatgtattGTCCTACACTTAGTTCTGAAACCAAGATAATTCCAttgattctttaataaagattGGATTCATTTCGATTCAGATCGTGTGAATTTGGAATaccaaaatttaaaatgggAACAGCTAGAGCTTatgctaattaatttattgaatctaTTTGCTATACCATAGAAGCTTCGTTTTGTGGTTATTAAAAGGGAAAGAATGTGAGATTCATGAGTTGTGATTGGGTAAAAAGTGGATTTTGCATAGCAGAAACAATATTTCTGTATTTGAATATGAAACAATagcattaaaaataattaa AATCAAATCAATTgctaaagaaaataaatgaaatgtCATTGAAAGTAGAATAAACAGAAGTAAAACATGATTCCGATGATGAGAATAATAGTTAATCCGATGCAGAGATATTCGAAGATTATGATAAGGAGAAGTTGAACGAACTTTAGAATCAAATGAAGAAGGAATTAAGCCATTAGAATTTGATAGAATAAGGAGATGCTATTTTTAAACATATGAAAGTGTAGAGTGTATCAAGGAGAATTAAGGCCACTCCCTTATATTTGCTGAccaaaaa AGATTAGCCACGTCCATCATTGTATCCTGATTTGAGTATTCAGAATTGGGAATTTCGATCTAAGAATGCCAACAGTAATGAGAGCAGGAATTTGATTCAGAAGAGAGGGAGAACAAATAGCAAGTTATTGTAGTCGTTCAGATTTGAAAACAAACAGAGAGCCTCATCTCATTTAAGTGGTTCTCCATTTAATTAgacaattgaataaatcaacattacttaaataattccGAAGAAAACTATATACAATTTTCCAATTCTAGATAATATGCAATAGAGTATAGGGACACCTCTACCATTCATCAGAAAACTTCTAAATGGAAAGAGTAAAAGGCTGCCAGGATGA
- a CDS encoding Histone acetyltransferase, which translates to MEQKEKKGKKQQDSTVDKLKCISEIVAELIKQYDSNQKINLSQIKAEFSKKNKISGAPKIVEILSAIPDDYKDKLIPILKAKPVRTASGIAVVAVMAKPHRCPHIAVTGNICIYCPGGPDSDFEYSTQSYTGYEPTSMRAIRARYNPYIQARDRIAQLKQLGHDCDKVEYIIMGGTFMSLDQEYRDYFIRNLHDALSGHRSQTVKESVQFSEESRSKCIGITIETRPDFCQKSHLSDMLLYGCTRIEVGVQSIYEDIARDTNRGHTVESVKKCFAMSKDSGYKVVTHMMPDLPNMGVERDLESFKEFFENPDFRPDGLKIYPTLVIRGTGLYELWKNGQYRNYPPDFLVDVVAKILALVPPWTRVYRIQRDIPMPLVTSGVDNGNLRELSLQRMRDLNVACRDVRTREVGIKEVHHKIKPEQVELIRRDYTANDGWETFLSYEDPSQDILIGLLRLRRLDKHTFRKELTQEPTSMVRELHVYGSVVPIHSRDPSKFQHQGYGTLLMEEAEKIAREEHGSTKMAVIAGIGTRHYYRKLGYHSEGVYMVKKLV; encoded by the exons atggaGTAGAAAGAGAAGAAgggaaaaaaataataagattccACAGTGGACAAATTGAAATGCATTTCAGAAATAGTTGCcgaattgattaaatagtATGATagcaattagaaaattaatttatcacaAATAAAAGCAGAGTtttcaaaaaagaataagatcTCAGGAGCACCTAAGATAGTTGAAATCTTATCAGCCATTCCAGATGACTATAAGGATAAATTGATACCAATTTTGAAGGCAAAACCAGTGAGAACAGCATCTGGTATAGCAGTGGTTGCTGTTATGGCCAAACCTCATAGATGTCCACATATAGCTGTTACAGGAAACATTTGCATTTATTGTCCAGGA GGACCTGACAGtgattttgaatattctACTTAAAGTTATACAGGATATGAACCTACAAGTATGAGAGCAATTAGAGCAAGATATAATCCATATATTCAAGCAAGAGATAGAATagcttaattaaaataattgggTCATGATTGTGACAAGGTGGAATACATTATAATGGGTGGAACATTCATGTCCTTGGATTAAGAATACagagattattttattagaaatttgcATGATGCATTAAGTGGCCATCGTTCATAAACAGTCAAAGAATCAGTCCAATTCTCTGAGGAGAGTAGATCTAAGTGTATAGGTATAACCATAGAAACACGACCTGATTTTTGTTAGAAAAGTCATTTGAGTGATATGTTATTATATGGATGTACTCGTATTGAAGTTGGTgttcaatcaatttatgaaGATA TTGCAAGAGATACTAATAGAGGACATACAGTTGAATCTGTAAAGAAATGTTTTGCAATGAGTAAAGATAGTGGATACAAAGTGGTTACACATATGATGCCTGATTTACCTAATATGGGAGTAGAAAGAGATTTAGAGAGTTTTAAAGAGTTCTTTGAAAATCCTGATTTCAGACCTGATGGATTAAAA atttatccAACTCTTGTTATTAGAGGTACTGGATTGTATGAATTATGGAAAAATGGATAATACAGAAACTATCCTCCTGATTTCTTAGTTGATGTTGTCGCTAAAATATTGGCATTGGTACCACCTTGGACTAGAGTCTATAGAATATAGAGAGATATTCCGATGCCTTTAGTGACATCAGGAGTAGACAATGGCAATTTAAGAGAGTTATCATTACAAAGGATGAGAGACTTAAATGTTGCCTGTAGAGATGTTAGAACAAGGGAAGTTGGAATCAAAGAAGTTCATCACAAAATTAAACCAGAATAGgttgaattaattagaagaGACTATACTGCTAATGATGGATGGGAAACATTCTTATCTTACGAAGATCCTtcttaagatattttaatagggTTGTTGAGACTCAGAAGATTGGATAAACACACTTTCAGAAAAGAATTAACTCAGGAACCAACTTCCATGGTTAGAGAATTGCATGTCTATGGTTCAGTGGTCCCTATTCATTCAAGAGATCCTTCTAAATTCTAACATCAAGGATATGGTACATTGCTTATGGAAGAAGCAGAGAAAATTGCAAGAGAAGAACATGGAAGTACTAAAATGGCAGTCATTGCTGGAATCGGAACTAGACATTATTATCGTAAATTAGGATATCATTCTGAAGGAGTCTATATGGTAAAAAAATTAGTatga